A stretch of [Clostridium] innocuum DNA encodes these proteins:
- a CDS encoding PRD domain-containing protein has translation MKVIKKINNNVAVCIDNDGHELIAFGKGIGFPKIPYELTDLNKIWRTYYGINPSYLGLLNEISEDVFALSIKITDQAKMRIMNEINSNIVFTLADHINFAIDRYKKNMDIKMPFVYDIQYLYENEMYIGEFAVKLINKEMNVHLSKDEAVSIALHFINAENMQRNETDEVNEKQIINDLTNMIEEDFAIHIDKEGFNYSRFVSHLQYLLKRREEDTAIASENKKMYDYMREAYENTFHCVLHIKEYLIEALDWTLSEEELLYLMLHINQLCSREDCNH, from the coding sequence ATGAAGGTCATTAAGAAAATCAACAACAATGTAGCAGTTTGTATCGATAATGATGGACATGAATTGATCGCCTTTGGAAAAGGAATCGGTTTTCCTAAAATCCCATATGAGCTTACAGATTTGAATAAAATCTGGAGGACCTATTATGGTATCAATCCCAGCTATTTAGGATTGTTGAATGAGATTTCGGAAGATGTATTTGCATTAAGCATAAAAATTACAGATCAGGCAAAAATGCGAATTATGAATGAAATTAATTCGAATATTGTATTTACACTTGCGGATCATATCAATTTCGCAATTGACCGATATAAAAAAAATATGGATATCAAAATGCCGTTTGTATATGATATTCAGTATTTATATGAAAATGAAATGTATATCGGCGAGTTCGCCGTTAAACTTATCAATAAAGAAATGAATGTTCATTTATCGAAAGATGAGGCTGTCAGTATTGCTTTGCATTTCATCAATGCTGAGAATATGCAGAGAAATGAAACAGACGAAGTCAATGAAAAGCAGATTATTAACGATCTTACGAATATGATAGAAGAGGACTTTGCTATTCATATCGATAAGGAAGGCTTTAATTACTCCCGATTCGTTTCACATTTGCAGTATTTACTTAAGCGCAGAGAAGAAGACACAGCAATAGCAAGTGAGAATAAAAAAATGTACGATTATATGAGAGAAGCATATGAAAACACATTTCATTGTGTCCTTCATATTAAGGAATATTTGATAGAAGCATTGGATTGGACCCTTAGTGAAGAAGAGTTATTATATCTAATGTTACATATTAATCAATTATGTAGCAGAGAGGATTGTAACCATTAA
- a CDS encoding PTS glucose transporter subunit IIA has product MFSVFKKKENITLYAPVTGKTIAITQVPDKVFAEKMMGEGIGFQFEDAIVYAPCDGIIATVAHTSHAVGITAKNGAEILIHIGLDTVNLNGQGLHAFVQTGDKVKKGTPLIEIDRAFMKEQGVNLTTPMVVTNTSEYKMTIEDAGGHVIMGEDKVISFD; this is encoded by the coding sequence ATGTTTAGTGTATTTAAAAAGAAAGAAAATATCACATTATATGCTCCAGTTACAGGAAAAACAATTGCAATCACACAGGTTCCTGATAAAGTGTTTGCTGAAAAGATGATGGGTGAAGGCATTGGCTTCCAATTTGAAGATGCAATCGTCTATGCACCTTGTGACGGCATCATCGCAACGGTCGCTCATACCTCACACGCAGTGGGAATTACAGCAAAAAACGGTGCGGAAATACTTATTCATATTGGACTGGACACAGTGAATCTGAATGGTCAGGGACTGCATGCATTCGTGCAGACAGGGGACAAGGTAAAAAAAGGGACACCATTGATAGAAATTGATCGAGCATTTATGAAAGAACAGGGCGTTAATCTAACAACACCAATGGTTGTGACGAATACCAGCGAATACAAAATGACTATCGAAGACGCTGGAGGTCATGTTATAATGGGGGAGGATAAAGTTATTTCATTTGATTAG
- a CDS encoding transposase, which produces MQHLDGFFKLRDQIDYRALPAQENQNVLHMLYRDWKSFFAALADYKAHPDKYEAVPHIPRYADKDGYKPLIFTNQICKLRKDKHGWYVKFPKAVLQTGCIRDRYDLGRMDLHEQKLKAVRLIPNEDTIKLEIVCEIEIKEPAIPIHEATRVAGIDIGVDNLTAIAFTSGHRPVLIKGNEIKAVNQYYNKQIAHYRSLLRIGKKDSKGIHQTKRMKRISEKRNRRVKDILHKASRKIIDLCVEEGIEVIVVGNHAGWKKLKKIKRGLYRSKNGILMNADINGASNIIRKVYPCMPKRERWSRGTVNVPVTCI; this is translated from the coding sequence ATGCAGCATCTGGATGGTTTTTTCAAATTGCGTGACCAGATCGATTACCGTGCTCTTCCTGCGCAAGAAAATCAGAATGTTTTGCATATGCTGTATCGTGACTGGAAAAGCTTTTTTGCTGCTTTAGCGGATTACAAAGCACATCCTGACAAATATGAAGCAGTCCCTCATATTCCTCGATATGCAGATAAAGACGGTTATAAACCCTTGATCTTCACCAATCAGATATGCAAACTGAGAAAAGACAAACATGGTTGGTATGTAAAGTTTCCTAAGGCAGTGCTGCAGACAGGGTGTATACGTGACCGATATGATCTTGGTAGGATGGACCTGCATGAACAGAAGCTGAAGGCAGTACGTCTGATTCCCAATGAAGATACTATCAAGCTTGAAATCGTATGCGAGATAGAAATCAAGGAACCGGCGATACCAATCCATGAGGCAACCAGAGTAGCCGGTATAGATATTGGTGTCGATAATCTGACAGCGATTGCGTTTACGAGCGGACACCGCCCTGTGCTGATAAAAGGAAATGAAATAAAGGCAGTCAATCAATACTATAACAAACAGATCGCACATTATCGCTCACTGCTAAGAATCGGAAAGAAGGATAGCAAAGGGATCCATCAAACAAAACGAATGAAACGTATCAGCGAAAAGCGAAATCGACGTGTAAAGGATATCCTACACAAAGCATCAAGAAAAATAATAGATCTATGTGTGGAGGAAGGAATCGAAGTTATCGTCGTAGGAAATCATGCGGGTTGGAAGAAGCTGAAAAAAATTAAACGAGGATTGTACAGAAGCAAAAACGGCATTCTAATGAATGCTGATATCAACGGAGCAAGCAATATCATACGAAAAGTATATCCATGTATGCCAAAGCGAGAGCGATGGAGTAGAGGTACGGTGAACGTACCAGTTACGTGTATCTGA
- a CDS encoding anaerobic ribonucleoside triphosphate reductase, with protein MITSIKKRDGREIHFSPEKITRAIFLAASRVAQEEGSKADYETAEILTEKVVNLLNNTYQGTTPTVENVQDAVIKVLIETGHARTSEAYILYRAERTRIRSMKTRLMKSIEEITFADSNDADIKRENANIDGNTAMGTMLQYGSAVSKEFCMSQLMNPQHAALHENGDIHIHDMDFMNMGTLTCCQIDLEKLFDGGFSTGHGHLREPQDITSYAALAAIAIQSNQNDQHGGQSIPAFDFYLAKGVAKTFRKEYISNLNKALELFINLDADVRESFKAVEKETGKTAAMIMDDSFLNSLNAMLKETFGLGEEQIELINKFAYKEANVATRRKTYQAMEAFVHNLNTMHSRAGAQVPFSSINFGTDMTPEGRLISENLMLAQEAGLGNGETPIFPILIFKVKEGINYNPEDPNYDLFKLAMRVSAKRLFPNFSFMDAPFNKQYYKEGHPETETTYMGCRTRVMGNINGPEIATGRGNNSFTSINLPRLGIKHGVAVNGDFNEAAFFNELDEKMEIVIQQLLERLEIQGRKKVKNFPFLMGQGVWIGSENLSWEDTLEEIIKQGTLTIGFIGLAECLKALIGEHQGESEEAQKLGLKIVGHMREICDEATEKYGLNFSLIATPAEGLSGRFTRIDKKIYGIIPGVTDRDYYTNSFHVPVYYHITAFKKIQKEAPYHEFTNGGHISYVEVDGDPTNNLEAFESIVRCMKDAGIGYGSINHPVDRDPCCGYSGVIEGHVCPKCGRDEREEEYKFEKIRRITGYLVGTVDRFNDAKASEERDRVKHG; from the coding sequence ATGATCACTAGCATTAAGAAAAGGGACGGACGTGAAATACATTTCTCTCCAGAAAAAATCACAAGAGCTATTTTCCTGGCAGCAAGCAGAGTAGCACAAGAGGAAGGCAGCAAAGCAGATTATGAAACAGCGGAAATACTGACGGAGAAAGTCGTAAATCTTCTGAATAATACATACCAGGGCACAACACCAACCGTGGAAAATGTGCAGGATGCAGTTATTAAGGTATTGATTGAAACCGGTCATGCGAGAACCAGTGAAGCATATATCCTGTATCGTGCAGAACGTACAAGAATCCGCAGCATGAAGACAAGACTGATGAAATCCATTGAGGAAATTACGTTTGCGGACAGCAACGATGCGGATATCAAGCGTGAGAATGCCAATATTGACGGAAATACGGCAATGGGTACCATGCTGCAGTACGGAAGTGCTGTATCCAAGGAATTTTGTATGAGTCAGCTGATGAATCCGCAGCATGCGGCGCTTCATGAAAACGGAGATATCCATATTCATGATATGGATTTTATGAATATGGGGACGCTGACCTGCTGTCAGATTGATTTGGAAAAGCTGTTTGACGGTGGTTTTTCAACCGGTCACGGGCATTTGCGTGAACCGCAGGATATCACCAGCTATGCAGCTCTTGCGGCAATCGCAATCCAGAGTAACCAGAACGATCAGCATGGCGGTCAGAGTATACCTGCCTTTGATTTCTACCTGGCAAAGGGTGTCGCAAAAACCTTCCGCAAGGAATATATCAGTAATCTCAACAAAGCGCTGGAGCTGTTTATCAATCTGGATGCTGATGTGAGAGAATCGTTCAAGGCAGTGGAGAAGGAAACAGGAAAAACTGCAGCTATGATCATGGACGACAGCTTCCTGAACAGCCTGAATGCCATGCTGAAGGAAACCTTCGGTCTTGGTGAGGAACAAATCGAGCTGATCAATAAATTCGCTTATAAAGAAGCAAACGTTGCCACAAGAAGAAAAACCTATCAGGCAATGGAAGCCTTTGTACATAATCTGAACACCATGCATTCACGTGCCGGTGCACAGGTACCGTTTTCCAGTATAAACTTCGGTACGGATATGACACCGGAGGGTAGACTGATCAGTGAAAATCTGATGCTGGCACAGGAAGCAGGTTTAGGGAACGGAGAAACACCGATTTTCCCGATTCTGATTTTCAAGGTTAAGGAAGGCATTAACTATAATCCTGAGGATCCTAACTACGACTTGTTTAAGCTGGCAATGCGTGTATCCGCAAAACGTCTGTTTCCGAATTTCAGCTTTATGGATGCTCCGTTCAACAAACAGTATTACAAGGAAGGACATCCGGAAACAGAAACAACCTATATGGGATGCCGTACCCGCGTTATGGGAAATATCAACGGTCCGGAAATTGCGACAGGAAGAGGAAACAACTCCTTTACCTCCATCAACCTGCCGCGTCTTGGAATCAAGCACGGAGTTGCTGTAAATGGTGATTTCAATGAGGCTGCTTTCTTTAATGAGCTGGATGAAAAGATGGAAATCGTTATTCAGCAGCTGCTGGAGCGTCTGGAAATTCAGGGAAGAAAGAAAGTGAAAAACTTCCCATTCCTGATGGGACAGGGTGTCTGGATCGGCAGTGAGAATCTGAGCTGGGAGGATACGCTGGAGGAAATCATCAAGCAGGGAACGCTGACGATTGGTTTCATCGGTCTGGCGGAATGTTTAAAGGCGCTGATCGGAGAACATCAAGGAGAAAGTGAAGAAGCGCAGAAGCTCGGTCTGAAAATTGTAGGGCATATGCGTGAAATCTGTGATGAAGCTACAGAGAAATACGGTCTGAACTTCTCTCTTATTGCAACTCCTGCAGAAGGTCTGTCTGGAAGATTTACACGGATTGATAAGAAAATCTACGGTATCATACCGGGTGTTACAGATCGGGATTACTATACAAATTCCTTCCATGTACCGGTATACTATCACATAACAGCATTTAAGAAGATTCAGAAGGAAGCTCCTTATCATGAATTCACAAACGGCGGACATATCTCCTATGTGGAAGTGGATGGAGATCCTACCAATAATCTGGAAGCATTTGAATCCATCGTTCGCTGTATGAAGGATGCGGGAATCGGTTACGGCAGCATCAACCATCCGGTAGACCGTGATCCATGCTGCGGCTACAGTGGTGTAATTGAAGGGCATGTCTGTCCAAAATGCGGAAGAGACGAGCGTGAGGAAGAATATAAGTTTGAGAAAATTCGCCGTATTACCGGTTATCTGGTAGGTACGGTAGACCGTTTCAATGATGCAAAGGCATCTGAAGAACGGGATCGTGTAAAGCATGGATAA
- the nrdG gene encoding anaerobic ribonucleoside-triphosphate reductase activating protein, translating to MDNKTIRLASPMQEDSFVDGPGVRMVIWTQGCRHHCPNCHNPQTWDTEGGTLYSVEQLQQQIRDAQLQSGLTLSGGEPFLQVDPLLEIVRTAKEKQLNIWAYSGFTYEELLADERRKRLLVQLDVLVDGKFVNERKDYRLVFKGSRNQRIIDVQKSLQSGSVILSEKDEQNQKLKEEDMINA from the coding sequence ATGGATAACAAAACCATCCGACTGGCTTCCCCTATGCAGGAGGACAGCTTTGTAGATGGTCCCGGTGTTCGTATGGTTATCTGGACGCAGGGGTGCAGACATCACTGCCCAAACTGTCACAATCCGCAAACCTGGGATACGGAAGGCGGCACCCTGTATTCCGTGGAACAGCTGCAGCAGCAGATTCGTGATGCACAGCTGCAGAGCGGTCTGACACTTTCAGGTGGAGAGCCGTTTCTGCAGGTTGATCCATTGCTGGAAATCGTAAGAACGGCAAAGGAAAAACAGCTGAACATCTGGGCTTACAGCGGGTTCACCTATGAAGAGCTTCTTGCGGATGAGCGTAGGAAAAGGCTGCTTGTGCAACTTGATGTGCTGGTTGACGGTAAGTTTGTGAATGAGCGGAAGGATTACCGTCTTGTCTTTAAGGGAAGCCGGAATCAGAGAATCATCGATGTACAGAAATCACTGCAAAGCGGCAGTGTCATCCTGTCAGAAAAGGATGAACAGAATCAGAAGCTGAAGGAAGAGGATATGATCAATGCATGA